The following are encoded together in the Triticum dicoccoides isolate Atlit2015 ecotype Zavitan chromosome 6B, WEW_v2.0, whole genome shotgun sequence genome:
- the LOC119325815 gene encoding protein SMAX1-like gives MRAYSAAPPAAVSLPSAAAPPLTPDAAAVLSRAAGDASRRRHAHTTPLHAAAALLSGPAPLLRDACVAGLASPHPLRCRALDLCFAVALDRLPTSTEHHHGGHVDGAGFRGGPQPPPLSNALSAALKRAYAHHRRIGGSAVEPAGGDDHRVGVPHLVLAILDDPSVARVMREASFSSTAVKAAMLRSLSDPAAPDSGVYVSATRSLQHRQAPINRDEEVAKVVDVLKRGKKRNPVLVGDTADVDAVVQEVVAMIQRQRLGNARVIEFGNLADMDRSELVVKIRELGEAITSELLAPAMVSQTAGVVVNLGNLQWLVEERCAVAFGEPQETRREVVLDTARAAVAEMARVLEHSGGEGERRRVWVIGTATCATYLKCQVYHPALESEWDIQAVPITPRPPQPPSLALSPSAGVNRGILSSSVEVLSSAMTGATTHRPAPGMCNACVDGYERERADMQCADPASSLNPTEKTMSRWLQIGTPASARPQPIVGFQDKARDADELWRRWLDRCAQLHSHGRPSAVTCSEWNGASVIGSMQAALPVRPSAPARGTVVDTDLALGTPVSSVTPASTSASAWDTDEKVLAKRLTEAVRWQPEAAAAVADTIVKARLGGGKRRRVGPKADTWVLFAGADMVGKRRMAEALSVAIFGAGPVTVRLGCATTSDVDGGEESVVSCRGRTALDRVAETVRANPFRVVVLDDLDHADDIVHSAIVQAVESGRFTDSHGRDVALGSAIFIVMSSWSSSAPGQPTDSPWNLELRVRRRTTPKRRPEQELDGYRRVKPRKPLPLDLNLSMCDDPIDYDGEDSGGEGSRNSSSDLTVEHEQEYAQLPSAVTRSAQSNVHELIRAVDGTVVFRSVDFGPLRRSVSDVVSAKFGDAAGSGGWSVHVDAGVLDRLAGAAWTAAGASTATATSLESWADEVLCPSIRQLKRSLSSSDVDGATTVSLSAVEGIGRRRMDGDVLFPTSVTVAVDGN, from the exons ATGAGAGCCTACTCGGCGGCACCGCCCGCGGCCGTCTCGCTGCCGTCGGCCGCGGCCCCGCCGCTCACCCCGGACGCGGCGGCCGTGCTGTCCCGCGCCGCGGGCGACGCGTCCAGGCGCCGCCACGCGCACACCACGCCGCTCCACGCGGCAGCTGCGCTGCTCTCCGGCCCGGCGCCGCTCCTCCGCGACGCCTGCGTCGCCGGCCTCGCGTCGCCGCATCCGCTCCGGTGCCGCGCGCTTGACCTCTGTTTCGCCGTGGCCCTCGACCGCCTCCCGACGTCCACGGAGCACCACCACGGCGGCCATGTCGACGGCGCCGGGTTCCGCGGCGGCCCGCAGCCCCCGCCACTCtccaacgcgctctccgccgcgctCAAGCGCGCGTACGCGCACCACCGCCGCATCGGCGGCAGCGCCGTCGAGCCAGCCGGCGGCGACGACCACCGCGTCGGCGTGCCGCACCTCGTGCTCGCCATCCTCGACGACCCGTCCGTGGCTCGCGTCATGCGCGAGGCTTCCTTCTCCAGCACCGCCGTCAAGGCGGCCATGCTCCGGTCCCTCTCCGACCCCGCAGCCCCTGACTCCGGCGTCTACGTCAGCGCCACCAGGTCGCTGCAGCACCGGCAGGCGCCGATCAACCGTGACGAGGAGGTGGCCAAGGTGGTGGACGTGCTGAAGAGGGGCAAGAAGCGCAACCCGGTGCTCGTCGGCGACACAGCGGACGTGGACGCCGTCGTGCAGGAGGTCGTCGCGATGATCCAGCGCCAGCGCCTCGGCAATGCGCGGGTCATCGAATTCGGCAACCTGGCCGACATGGATAGGTCAGAGCTGGTCGTCAAGATCAGGGAGCTCGGCGAAGCGATCACATCAGAGCTACTGGCGCCGGCGATGGTGTCGCAGACCGCCGGCGTCGTCGTCAACCTCGGGAACCTCCAATGGCTCGTCGAGGAAAGATGCGCGGTCGCCTTCGGCGAGCCGCAGGAAACGAGGAGGGAGGTGGTGCTCGACACGGCGCGCGCCGCGGTGGCCGAGATGGCACGCGTGCTGGAGCACTCCGGCGGGGAAGGCGAGCGGCGCCGCGTCTGGGTCATCGGCACGGCGACGTGCGCCACGTACCTCAAGTGCCAGGTGTATCACCCGGCGCTGGAGAGCGAATGGGACATACAGGCGGTGCCCATCACGCCAAGACCACCGCAGCCGCCGTCGCTCGCGCTCTCACCGAG TGCTGGAGTCAATCGAGGCATCCTAAGCAGCTCGGTGGAGGTGTTGTCGTCGGCGATGACCGGTGCAACGACGCACAGGCCGGCGCCGGGCATGTGCAACGCCTGCGTGGACGGCTACGAGCGGGAGCGTGCGGACATGCAGTGTGCTGATCCGGCGAGCTCCCTCAACCCCACCGAGAAGACCATGTCGCGGTGGCTGCAGATCGGGACGCCGGCCAGCGCACGGCCGCAGCCCATCGTTGGTTTTCAGGACAAGGCGCGGGACGCAGATGAGCTGTGGCGTCGGTGGCTGGACCGGTGCGCGCAGCTGCACTCCCATGGCCGGCCGTCGGCGGTTACTTGCTCTGAGTGGAACGGCGCAAGTGTTATCGGCAGCATGCAGGCGGCGCTGCCGGTCAGGCCATCGGCGCCGGCTAGAGGCACGGTGGTGGACACCGACCTCGCTCTGGGAACACCGGTATCTTCCGTGACGCCAGCATCGACATCAGCATCGGCATGGGACACGGACGAAAAGGTGCTCGCTAAACGGCTCACGGAGGCGGTGAGATGGCAACCGGAGGCTGCGGCTGCGGTGGCTGATACGATCGTGAAGGCCAGGCTCGGAGGCGGCAAAAGGCGACGAGTAGGGCCAAAGGCCGACACGTGGGTCCTCTTCGCCGGCGCCGACATGGTCGGGAAGAGGAGGATGGCTGAGGCGCTCTCCGTGGCGATCTTTGGCGCCGGCCCCGTCACTGTGCGCCTCGGCTGTGCAACAACCAGCGACGTCGACGGCGGGGAAGAATCCGTCGTGTCGTGCCGCGGAAGGACGGCGCTGGACCGCGTGGCTGAGACCGTACGTGCCAACCCGTTCCGCGTCGTGGTGCTCGATGACCTCGACCACGCCGACGACATCGTGCACAGTGCCATCGTGCAGGCCGTCGAGTCCGGCCGGTTCACGGACTCGCACGGCCGAGACGTCGCCCTCGGCAGCGCCATCTTCATCGTCATGTCAAGCTGGTCGTCGTCCGCGCCGGGTCAACCCACCGACTCGCCATGGAACCTGGAGCTCCGTGTCCGGCGGCGCACGACGCCCAAGCGGAGGCCGGAGCAGGAGCTCGACGGATACCGGCGCGTGAAACCACGCAAGCCGCTCCCGCTTGACCTGAACTTGTCCATGTGCGACGATCCCATCGACTACGACGGCGAGGACAGCGGCGGCGAGGGCTCACGTAACTCGTCCAGCGACCTGACGGTGGAGCACGAGCAGGAGTACGCGCAACTGCCCTCCGCCGTCACCCGCTCGGCACAGTCCAATGTGCACGAGCTCATCAGAGCCGTCGACGGGACAGTGGTGTTCCGATCAGTCGACTTCGGGCCTCTCAGACGGAGCGTCTCCGACGTGGTATCGGCCAAGTTCGGCGACGCCGCCGGCAGTGGCGGGTGGTCCGTGCACGTGGACGCCGGTGTGCTGGACAGGCTGGCCGGAGCCGCGTGGACGGCGGCAGGAGCGTCGACCGCCACGGCCACGTCGTTGGAGTCGTGGGCGGACGAGGTGCTGTGCCCTAGCATACGGCAGCTGAAGCGTAGCTTGAGCAGCAGCGACGTGGACGGTGCAACGACGGTGAGTTTGTCGGCCGTGGAAGGCATTGGCCGTCGAAGAATGGACGGCGATGTACTATTCCCGACGTCGGTGACGGTCGCCGTCGACGGAAATTGA